In Bacteroides cellulosilyticus, the genomic stretch GCTATGAGACGGAAATTATTCATCACTTTCTGCAATAGTTCTACAATATCTGTTTTCTCCAGCAATAGTTTCATCTTTTTGTTTTCTATTTTGCGGAAATCGAGTATCTGGTTGACTAGTCGCAACATGCGCTCTGTATTATTGTGAACTACTGTCAGAAGTTTACGGGCACTGGGAGTGAGAGGCTCATGTTCAAGAACTTCACCTACAGGGCTGGTAATTAGAGTCAAAGGTGTGCGTAGTTCATGAGAGATATCCGTGAAGAACCGTAACTTTATATTTGACAGTTGTTGTTCCATATAAATCTGATGACGTAGTTTATAGATATATAATATGATATATACAATAGTAGCTGTAAATAAGATGAATAAGATAATATAGAGTAATACCGCCCAGTATGTTTCCCAGAATGTGGGAATTACAGTGACAGAAAGCTTTCGCACATTGTCTGTCCATACACCGTCACTATTGGTTGAGCGTATTTGTAATTCATAATTTCCCGGAGGAAGATTAATATAACTGGCCGTGCGGCTATTCTCCACTTCATTCCATTTTTCTTCCAGCCCTTTTAACCGGTAAGCGTAGTTGATGGAAGTCGGATTGACATAGTCTAATGCTGCAAACTGGAAAGATACGTTTCGCTCGTCAGGTTTTAATTTTAATTCCTCCAGATCATCAAGATCCAGTTGTTGCTGAACTCCCTGTATTTTTAAACTAGTGAATGCAATAGGAGGAGTATAGGTACTTTTACTGAAGGCAGCTGGATTTATCTTTAAGATTCCTGCATCCGTACCTAATATTAACTGATTCTGTAATATAGCGGGTGAAGCTTCACTGAAATATATTTCTTTCTGCAGATGCTTTTCGTTATAATGTTCGAAAGTTCCGTTCTCCGAATCAAATTTGGCTAATGTATTTTCTGATATGACCCATAGATTTTTCTGTTGATCTTCAATCATGGATAAAACTAGATCCGACACTAGACCATTTCGTTTGGTGTAGGTCTTGAATTGGATCTGATCGGTTAACAAATTATCTGAAATAATCTGATTGATGCCTCCGGTGAATGTAAGTACATACGAATTTTTACGACTGTCTGTATAAATATAAATCACGTCGTTACTACTAAGGCTGGATGCCAAATCCGGTATGCGTACATTGGTATAGAACTTAATGTCTTCCGGGCGTTCAAAATTGCAGGAGAAGGTAATCAATCCTTCGGTTGTACCGACTAAGAGGGTATTATTCACTTCTTTGATAACACGCACTTTGCTAAATTTATCTTTTGAATAGTCTTTCAGTAAATTACCGTTATGCAGGAAGCGGACTTTTCCATCTGTCGTTTCCTGAAGCAAATTAATGCCTCCGCCATGAGTGGCTATCCACATTCGTTTTTTTGAATCTTGGTATATGCAATAAACACTATTATTGCTTAAACTATAGGGGTCTTCTTCCTTATGTACATAGTTTCTTATCTGGAAGCTTCCATTTCTTTCAGGGCTTAACCGGATGATCCCGTCCCATTTACTACCCATCCATATGTTTCCTTGTTCGTCTTCTGTGAAACAATAAATGTTTTTGGAGAACGAAATGGCTTTTGTGCTGATAGTTCCTTCCGGTGTCAGGTAGCCTTTAAGTGTTTTGTCCGGATTGAAAATCCGGATGACTCCTTTTTTGTTTGCAACCCAGAGATTTTGTTGCTTATCGACCATGATTGCGCGGGTTTCATGCCCGGAGTCAAAAGTGGTTAGTTGGCTGGCATTAGGAAAAAATGAAATTTTATCCATCCAGAAATTATTAGCATACCAGAAGTTCTTTTGATTATCTACATAAAAATTTAGGATAACCGGAGTGAATTTAGACTCTGGTTTACTATAATCGGTGTAATAGGGCTTTAATTCTTTATCTTCCCGGTCATAATAGCTTAGGCACCCCAGGTGAGGTACAACCCATAAAGTTCCCTGGCTATCTTCAAATATAACGTCACGACTTCTAAGTTCAGCTTTGGGCATATTTTGTGTAGGGGTTTCATAGTGCTGCTGCTCGTTAGTCAATGGATCATACCGTACAATTCCACGTTGTTCTTTTGAGAATAGCCATAATTCATTATGGCTGTCCTTAAATAATCTCATAACGTTAAAATGCATTTCTACATTCCTGAATTGTTTGCTTTTTGCAAAGAAGAGTATGATACCATTGTTGGTACCTATTCCGATAGTATCTTTCCCAAAACTTAGTATACAGTTTAGTCGCGAATAGTCCAAAGGTATTTCTTCATATTGAACTTGTCCGTTTTGTTGATTATAGATTGCTAAACGTTTGCTTGATATCAGATACATTTTCTCATTGTTTTCACAGAAACTAGTGAAATGGGTTTTATCAGATATTGTTTTTTGCCCAACTATACAAACGCTTTTATCTGTAAAAATCCATTCATCGCCGTCAGCATCTTGTTCGATTCTGGAAATTTTTCTACCGGGTAGGTTGCCGATTTCTGGAGTATAAGGTGTTATGGCCCCCTCATCCTCATTTTCTAATTTTTGTTCATCTATCCGAAAGGCTCCGTGATCGCATACGATCCAACTGACTCCTTTAGATAAGGCATAGATCTTGCGTACTATATAAGTTTCCCCACTTTTTTGTTCAAAAGGTTGGAGAATATCGATGAATTTTTCCTGATGACTGTCGAATAGATAAACCCGGGCATCATAAGTCTGACACCAGATATTATTTTGTTGGTCGGGTACAATTCTTAATATACGGTTACTTGTTAGTGTACATCCATCTCCGGGATATGCTTTATAATTTTTGAAGGTATAACCGTCATATTTGTTCAAACCATTCCAGGTGGAAAACCAGATGAATCCCTTGGAGTCCTGTACAATATCTGAAACGGTTCTTTGTGTCAATCCGTTATATATAGAGAAGTGTCGGATTTGACAGCTTGGTTGTGCGAGGAGCATGGTTGGGATTAGTAGTACCAGACAGATTAATAAGTGGGAATTTGTTGTGTTATACTTTCTCATGTGCTATTAATTAATATTGTGACATGCAAAGATATAAAAAAAAAGTGAATTGCTTAATCTTCTTTAAAATAGATGTTCTAAAAGTTCTTTTTTACTAAATGAAATAATATATTTGTGATATCAAAATGATATCAACTTAATCTATCAGTTATGGAAACAAAAGAATTGAATTTCAAAGGGTTTAAGATGAATGGCTTTTTAGGATTGTTTGTTCATCTCATTGTGCTGCCTGCACTAATTTTCTTTGGCTTTATTACGTGTGTGCCAACGGCAATTGTGGCTGGTATTCTCTGTATTGTCTGGCTGATAATGTTTGCCGGTTATATGCAATTGGAACCGAATGAGGCTCGGGCTATGGTGTTTTTTGGTAAGTACAAAGGTACATTCAAGGAAACTGGTTTCTTTTGGGTGAATCCATTTCTGGATAAGAAGAAACTTTCTCTTCGTGCGCGTAACCTGGATGTGGAACCTATCAAGGTAAATGATAAGATCGGTAATCCTATTCTGATAGGTTTGGTGTTGGTCTGGAAACTTAAAGATACCTACAAAGCTATGTTTGAGATTGATTCGCAGACAATGGCTTCATCTGCCCATACGGGGGGAAATGCCAACCAGATTAATATAGGTAATGCGGTTGCCAGCCGTATG encodes the following:
- a CDS encoding two-component regulator propeller domain-containing protein, yielding MRKYNTTNSHLLICLVLLIPTMLLAQPSCQIRHFSIYNGLTQRTVSDIVQDSKGFIWFSTWNGLNKYDGYTFKNYKAYPGDGCTLTSNRILRIVPDQQNNIWCQTYDARVYLFDSHQEKFIDILQPFEQKSGETYIVRKIYALSKGVSWIVCDHGAFRIDEQKLENEDEGAITPYTPEIGNLPGRKISRIEQDADGDEWIFTDKSVCIVGQKTISDKTHFTSFCENNEKMYLISSKRLAIYNQQNGQVQYEEIPLDYSRLNCILSFGKDTIGIGTNNGIILFFAKSKQFRNVEMHFNVMRLFKDSHNELWLFSKEQRGIVRYDPLTNEQQHYETPTQNMPKAELRSRDVIFEDSQGTLWVVPHLGCLSYYDREDKELKPYYTDYSKPESKFTPVILNFYVDNQKNFWYANNFWMDKISFFPNASQLTTFDSGHETRAIMVDKQQNLWVANKKGVIRIFNPDKTLKGYLTPEGTISTKAISFSKNIYCFTEDEQGNIWMGSKWDGIIRLSPERNGSFQIRNYVHKEEDPYSLSNNSVYCIYQDSKKRMWIATHGGGINLLQETTDGKVRFLHNGNLLKDYSKDKFSKVRVIKEVNNTLLVGTTEGLITFSCNFERPEDIKFYTNVRIPDLASSLSSNDVIYIYTDSRKNSYVLTFTGGINQIISDNLLTDQIQFKTYTKRNGLVSDLVLSMIEDQQKNLWVISENTLAKFDSENGTFEHYNEKHLQKEIYFSEASPAILQNQLILGTDAGILKINPAAFSKSTYTPPIAFTSLKIQGVQQQLDLDDLEELKLKPDERNVSFQFAALDYVNPTSINYAYRLKGLEEKWNEVENSRTASYINLPPGNYELQIRSTNSDGVWTDNVRKLSVTVIPTFWETYWAVLLYIILFILFTATIVYIILYIYKLRHQIYMEQQLSNIKLRFFTDISHELRTPLTLITSPVGEVLEHEPLTPSARKLLTVVHNNTERMLRLVNQILDFRKIENKKMKLLLEKTDIVELLQKVMNNFRLIAEEKNINFRLQTDKESIHCWIDQDKVEKIIFNLLSNAFKYTPANKSITVYAHTTKDKVVISVADEGIGIDPKKQQTLFQRFETLVNNNILQPSSGIGLSLVKELIELHQGNIQVNTETGTGSEFIVTLPLDQKVYEGKENTEFILSDAPSTHNQKQDKHKTISKTSEKNVILQEKMEEKDTDNNTDKYPISVLIVEDNAELRNFLNDILSGTYKVIEATNGKEGLEQALQHVPDFIISDVMMPVMDGLDMVKAIKEQRNICHIPIILLSAKSSLDDRISGLEQGIDDYITKPFSSTYLKTRIKSLLHQRKQLQELYLKQWSETLKNPNTPFAEIEPTPPQITSFDEQFMKRVMEIIDKQMDNSDFAIDEFALNLGMGRTAFYQKLKSLTGLSPIDFVREMRIKRAKQLVESGEYNVSTIAYMTGFNDPKYFSKCFKKRYGVSPSEYS
- a CDS encoding SPFH domain-containing protein, giving the protein METKELNFKGFKMNGFLGLFVHLIVLPALIFFGFITCVPTAIVAGILCIVWLIMFAGYMQLEPNEARAMVFFGKYKGTFKETGFFWVNPFLDKKKLSLRARNLDVEPIKVNDKIGNPILIGLVLVWKLKDTYKAMFEIDSQTMASSAHTGGNANQINIGNAVASRMNAFENFVKIQSDAALRQVAGQYAYDDNEADTEELTLRSGGEEINEQLEQKLNERLAMAGMEVVEARINYLAYAPEIAAVMLRRQQASAIITAREKIVEGAVSMVKMALHKLSEEEIVELDEEKKAAMVSNLLVVLCADEAAQPIVNAGTLNH